The proteins below are encoded in one region of Triticum aestivum cultivar Chinese Spring chromosome 1B, IWGSC CS RefSeq v2.1, whole genome shotgun sequence:
- the LOC123118249 gene encoding protein PHYTOCHROME-DEPENDENT LATE-FLOWERING isoform X2: MGISFKLSKVGVRVQPTARSAAPGLPAAVETEKPGADEKDGSGPEAKREDSIVERANDANGIKISPACSGAILPDHEVSFTFSLYDRGYLIAKSAVPSVQDGKTLHPYDRASEKLFSAIEAGRLPGDILDDIPSKYYNGSVICEIRDYRKHASSQVHAPSAELGLPAVNKVQLQMTFENVVRDIMLLSDDSWSYRDFMEAESRIVKALQPALCLDPTPKLDRLCQDPVPHKLNLGVGRKRRLRQNPDVIVTSSYMSHGKKVCIDRVSESTKTDEMGIANNNVTHQVLDNITSQIVSGGSQPLRPSSSQDAARMSMVSHSGVQQNINYSAVGNDRGAGGPVSFTGVNSSTSSQHMMAYNDNGLLSVKRELQEAPLQDPKRVKPTISTDDIQQQQQRQQIRPQSAALGGQDMQWKKGMQYASLNGQRYPSPMVNNLQDSGASFYFREQGLRYGAKQEQMDGMDRCKDPLQAMPPENTVLDQQQSHAQHLSQQAAARNNLQNMAQWQNPRGPSEKDMKKEEMLQRRKLAAASRVSSAPMVQSPVSSKSGEISSSSMGGQFGSAATSAAIGSHKDNKFATSSSAAVGYPSVVSSPSDSMHRMQQPSVAPSKRKNSAPKTQPLVSSVGSPASVSNMLPIPNASSPSVGTSMADQSILEKFRNIEAISNRHQLHNKKNKVDKLSNNRKPMINASREKVVTLLSSCFHTEDYKDELRPLCNSMLSGTINSFRTRILNFVVANRSYQGPTKPFRIIFKDKPDGTVGMQYGDPEDFDNRNSHECTLILPSKYHADLLATQLIARMEKEGYDKADDQVVPSNPPGNLSGLSGMLADNTANEVKQEGGITQQLNAAAHANMVSGSPLQQLSANRMLPSGSSNQAVPMQQEYMQGATMSPRSQQLDQNLIQQQQHQQPQLQQNAQSQLQQQTSLPLNQMQRPQLLPASPLSQMLGPGSNLPMGSNHTSNTKATPASLQLHMMQQVQQQQPVQMSRKVMMGPGSSVNMGNMVNNVVGLSGLGNIMGMGNVRSVSSPMGSMSGLGNSPNQMSLGMASNLAAAGLRPGMNPAAIAKMRMGLAQQQRVTSLYPQTGMVGLPGSGSPILPSSAGLAMMGHHSLNRNNLNPMQRAMMSPMGPPKMPVGNFQMNAQQQMQQLQQLQQQQQQLQQQQQLQQQQLQQQQLQQQQLQQNPQQQQQHQQQQQQQQQQLQQQQQQQQQHQHQHQQQQQHQHQHQHQQQQQMGSPLQQAAQVGSPAGSQQSLVMQQQQISPQQMAAMSPQLSSGALQQVNNNVVNPVGTPGPPQSPQLSSHSQTQGSVSSIANSPMEQLQSANMGGPGSM, from the exons ATGGGGATCTCGTTCAAGCTGTCTAAGGTCGGCGTTCGCGTGCAACCGACCGCGCGCTCTGCCGCTCCGGGGCTACCGGCCGCGGTGGAGACGGAGAAGCCGGGCGCCGATGAGAAGGATGGTTCGGGACCGGAAGCCAAACGGGAG GATTCTATTGTCGAGAGAGCTAATGATGCGAATGGCATCAAGATTTCACCAGCATGCTCTGGGGCGATTTTGCCAG ATCATGAAGTTTCTTTCACTTTCAGTCTCTATGATAGAGGTTACCTCATCGCCAAGTCAGCAGTG CCCTCTGTTCAGGATGGGAAAACACTGCATCCATATGATAGAGCGTCAGAAAAATTGTTTTCT GCCATTGAAGCTGGAAGGCTGCCTGGAGatattcttgatgacataccaagCAAGTACTACAATGGTTCAGTTATCTGTGAG ATACGCGACTACCGAAAACATGCATCCAGTCAAGTTCATGCACCATCTGCTGAGTTAGGACTACCTGCTGTGAATAAAGTGCAGCTTCAGATGACATTTGAAAATGTTGTCAGGGACATTATGCTGCTATCTGATGATTCATGGAGTTACAGAGATTTCATG GAGGCAGAGTCACGGATTGTCAAAGCTCTACAACCAGCACTTTGCTTAGACCCTACACCAAAGTTGGACCGACTTTGTCAGGATCCTGTTCCTCATAAG TTAAACCTTGGTGTTGGAAGAAAGAGGCGGTTGAGGCAAAATCCTGACGTTATTGTCACATCCAGTTACATGTCTCATGGTAAAAAGGTGTGCATTGATAGGGTGTCTGAAAGTACCAAAACGGACGAGATGGGTATTGCAAATAACAATGTTACTCACCAGGTCCTTGATAACATTACTTCGCAAATTGTGTCAGGTGGCTCTCAACCACTTCGACCAAGTAGTTCACAGGATGCAGCTAGAATGTCAATGGTGTCCCATTCTGGTGTCCAGCAAAATATCAATTATTCTGCTGTTGGTAATGATCGTGGGGCAGGAGGTCCTGTCAGTTTTACTGGAGTCAATTCAAGCACTTCATCTCAGCACATGATGGCTTACAATGACAATGGCCTTCTATCTGTGAAGAGGGAACTACAAGAAGCTCCACTGCAAGACCCTAAGAGAGTAAAACCAACAATTAGCACTGATGAtatccagcagcagcaacagcggcAGCAGATACGGCCTCAATCAGCTGCCCTTGGTGGGCAGGACATGCAATGGAAGAAGGGGATGCAGTATGCTTCATTGAATGGCCAGAGATACCCTTCTCCAATGGTGAACAATCTGCAAGATTCAGGGGCTTCCTTTTATTTCAGAGAGCAGGGTTTGAGATATGGTGCTAAGCAAGAGCAGATGGATGGCATGGACAGATGCAAAGACCCCTTGCAGGCTATGCCCCCTGAAAATACTGTGCTCGATCAGCAGCAATCCCATGCTCAACACTTGTCACAACAAGCAGCAGCTAGAAACAATCTACAGAACATGGCACAGTGGCAGAATCCTCGGGGTCCAAGTGAGAAAGACATGAAGAAAGAAGAAATGCTTCAGAGAAGAAAGTTAGCTGCTGCCTCTCGTGTCTCTTCTGCACCAATGGTTCAGTCTCCAGTATCCTCTAAATCTGGAGAGATATCAAGCAGTTCAATGGGTGGCCAGTTTGGTTCTGCTGCAACATCTGCTGCAATTGGATCACATAAAGATAATAAGTTTGCCACGAGTTCTAGTGCTGCCGTAGGATACCCATCTGTGGTTTCCAGTCCTAGTGATTCTATGCACCGGATGCAGCAGCCTTCGGTTGCTCCTTCGAAAAGGAAAAATTCTGCCCCCAAGACTCAACCACTTGTAAGCAGTGTAGGGTCCCCAGCCAGTGTTTCAAACATGCTTCCTATACCAAATGCTAGCAGCCCTTCCGTTGGGACATCAATGGCTGACCAATCAATTCTTGAGAAATTTAGAAATATTGAGGCTATATCGAATCG GCATCAGCTGCACAATAAGAAGAACAAAGTTGATAAGTTATCTAATAATAGGAAGCCCATGATAAATGCAAGCCGAGAGAAAGTTGTTACACTTCTCTCCAGTTGCTTCCATACTGAGGATTACAAAGACGAGTTGAGGCCTCTTTGTAATTCTATGTTGAGTGGAACAATAAATTCCTTTAGGACCAGAATACTGAACTTTGTTGTTGCCAACCGCTCATACCAAG GTCCTACAAAGCCGTTCCGGATCATTTTCAAGGATAAGCCTGATGGGACAGTGGGAATGCAATATGGAGACCCAGAAGATTTCGACAATCGGAACTCACATGAGTGTACACTCATATTACCCAGCAAG TACCATGCCGACTTGCTTGCAACACAACTTATTGCTCGG ATGGAGAAAGAAGGCTATGATAAGGCAGATGATCAAGTTGTGCCCAGCAACCCTCCTGGTAACCTCAGTGGACTATCAGGCATGTTAGCAGACAATACAGCCAATGAAGTGAAACAAGAGGGAGGTATAACCCAGCAACTTAATGCTGCAGCCCATGCAAATATGGTATCTGGAAGCCCTTTGCAACAACTTTCTGCCAATAGGATGCTTCCATCTGGGAGTAGCAACCAGGCAGTACCAATGCAGCAAGAGTATATGCAGGGTGCAACCATGTCTCCAAGGAGTCAACAACTCGACCAAAATTTAATCCAGCAGCAACAACATCAGCAGCCACAGCTGCAGCAGAATGCACAATCACAGCTTCAGCAACAAACATCTCTTCCTCTCAACCAGATGCAGAGACCCCAACTGCTACCAGCAAGCCCATTATCTCAGATGCTGGGGCCTGGCTCAAATCTCCCAATGGGCTCGAACCACACGAGTAACACCAAGGCTACTCCTGCTTCCTTGCAGCTTCATATGATGCAGCAAGTACAGCAGCAACAGCCAGTGCAGATGTCAAGAAAAGTGATGATGGGGCCTGGCTCATCTGTGAACATGGGCAACATGGTTAACAATGTAGTAGGCCTCAGCGGTCTTGGAAATATTATGGGAATGGGCAACGTGCGGTCAGTGTCCTCCCCGATGGGATCCATGTCAGGCTTAGGGAACAGTCCCAATCAGATGAGCCTTGGAATGGCATCCAATCTTGCCGCAGCTGGGCTTCGTCCAGGTATGAACCCTGCTGCTATTGCCAAGATGCGTATGGGATTAGCTCAGCAACAAAGGGTGACCAGCCTTTACCCCCAGACTGGAATGGTTGGATTGCCTGGCAGTGGTTCACCAATCCTTCCTAGTTCTGCCGGCTTGGCGATGATGGGCCATCATTCACTAAATAGAAACAACCTTAATCCCATGCAGAGGGCCATGATGTCTCCAATGGGCCCACCAAAGATGCCAGTGGGTAATTTTCAGATGAATGCCCAACAGCAGATGCAACAGCTGCAGCAGctccagcaacagcagcagcagctccagcaACAGCAGCAACTGCAGCAGCAGCAACTGCAGCAGCAGCAACtgcagcagcagcaactccaacagaacccacagcagcagcagcagcatcagcagcagcagcagcagcagcagcagcaactacagcagcagcagcagcagcagcagcagcatcagcatcagcatcagcagcagcagcagcatcagcatCAGCATCAGCATCAACAGCAACAACAAATGGGATCTCCTTTGCAGCAGGCAGCACAAGTAGGTTCGCCTGCTGGTTCACAACAGTCATTGGTGATGCAGCAGCAGCAAATAAGCCCGCAGCAAATGGCTGCGATGAGCCCGCAATTGAGCTCAGGGGCTCTGCAACAAGTGAATAACAATGTAGTCAATCCTGTGGGGACGCCAGGCCCTCCTCAAAGTCCACAGTTGAGCTCACACTCACAGACCCAAGGTTCAGTCAGCAGCATTGCAAACTCTCCAATGGAACAGCTGCAAAGTGCCAATATGGGAGGTCCTGGTAGCATGTAG
- the LOC123118249 gene encoding protein PHYTOCHROME-DEPENDENT LATE-FLOWERING isoform X1, which produces MGISFKLSKVGVRVQPTARSAAPGLPAAVETEKPGADEKDGSGPEAKREDSIVERANDANGIKISPACSGAILPDHEVSFTFSLYDRGYLIAKSAVLDPCQPSVQDGKTLHPYDRASEKLFSAIEAGRLPGDILDDIPSKYYNGSVICEIRDYRKHASSQVHAPSAELGLPAVNKVQLQMTFENVVRDIMLLSDDSWSYRDFMEAESRIVKALQPALCLDPTPKLDRLCQDPVPHKLNLGVGRKRRLRQNPDVIVTSSYMSHGKKVCIDRVSESTKTDEMGIANNNVTHQVLDNITSQIVSGGSQPLRPSSSQDAARMSMVSHSGVQQNINYSAVGNDRGAGGPVSFTGVNSSTSSQHMMAYNDNGLLSVKRELQEAPLQDPKRVKPTISTDDIQQQQQRQQIRPQSAALGGQDMQWKKGMQYASLNGQRYPSPMVNNLQDSGASFYFREQGLRYGAKQEQMDGMDRCKDPLQAMPPENTVLDQQQSHAQHLSQQAAARNNLQNMAQWQNPRGPSEKDMKKEEMLQRRKLAAASRVSSAPMVQSPVSSKSGEISSSSMGGQFGSAATSAAIGSHKDNKFATSSSAAVGYPSVVSSPSDSMHRMQQPSVAPSKRKNSAPKTQPLVSSVGSPASVSNMLPIPNASSPSVGTSMADQSILEKFRNIEAISNRHQLHNKKNKVDKLSNNRKPMINASREKVVTLLSSCFHTEDYKDELRPLCNSMLSGTINSFRTRILNFVVANRSYQGPTKPFRIIFKDKPDGTVGMQYGDPEDFDNRNSHECTLILPSKYHADLLATQLIARMEKEGYDKADDQVVPSNPPGNLSGLSGMLADNTANEVKQEGGITQQLNAAAHANMVSGSPLQQLSANRMLPSGSSNQAVPMQQEYMQGATMSPRSQQLDQNLIQQQQHQQPQLQQNAQSQLQQQTSLPLNQMQRPQLLPASPLSQMLGPGSNLPMGSNHTSNTKATPASLQLHMMQQVQQQQPVQMSRKVMMGPGSSVNMGNMVNNVVGLSGLGNIMGMGNVRSVSSPMGSMSGLGNSPNQMSLGMASNLAAAGLRPGMNPAAIAKMRMGLAQQQRVTSLYPQTGMVGLPGSGSPILPSSAGLAMMGHHSLNRNNLNPMQRAMMSPMGPPKMPVGNFQMNAQQQMQQLQQLQQQQQQLQQQQQLQQQQLQQQQLQQQQLQQNPQQQQQHQQQQQQQQQQLQQQQQQQQQHQHQHQQQQQHQHQHQHQQQQQMGSPLQQAAQVGSPAGSQQSLVMQQQQISPQQMAAMSPQLSSGALQQVNNNVVNPVGTPGPPQSPQLSSHSQTQGSVSSIANSPMEQLQSANMGGPGSM; this is translated from the exons ATGGGGATCTCGTTCAAGCTGTCTAAGGTCGGCGTTCGCGTGCAACCGACCGCGCGCTCTGCCGCTCCGGGGCTACCGGCCGCGGTGGAGACGGAGAAGCCGGGCGCCGATGAGAAGGATGGTTCGGGACCGGAAGCCAAACGGGAG GATTCTATTGTCGAGAGAGCTAATGATGCGAATGGCATCAAGATTTCACCAGCATGCTCTGGGGCGATTTTGCCAG ATCATGAAGTTTCTTTCACTTTCAGTCTCTATGATAGAGGTTACCTCATCGCCAAGTCAGCAGTG CTGGATCCTTGCCAGCCCTCTGTTCAGGATGGGAAAACACTGCATCCATATGATAGAGCGTCAGAAAAATTGTTTTCT GCCATTGAAGCTGGAAGGCTGCCTGGAGatattcttgatgacataccaagCAAGTACTACAATGGTTCAGTTATCTGTGAG ATACGCGACTACCGAAAACATGCATCCAGTCAAGTTCATGCACCATCTGCTGAGTTAGGACTACCTGCTGTGAATAAAGTGCAGCTTCAGATGACATTTGAAAATGTTGTCAGGGACATTATGCTGCTATCTGATGATTCATGGAGTTACAGAGATTTCATG GAGGCAGAGTCACGGATTGTCAAAGCTCTACAACCAGCACTTTGCTTAGACCCTACACCAAAGTTGGACCGACTTTGTCAGGATCCTGTTCCTCATAAG TTAAACCTTGGTGTTGGAAGAAAGAGGCGGTTGAGGCAAAATCCTGACGTTATTGTCACATCCAGTTACATGTCTCATGGTAAAAAGGTGTGCATTGATAGGGTGTCTGAAAGTACCAAAACGGACGAGATGGGTATTGCAAATAACAATGTTACTCACCAGGTCCTTGATAACATTACTTCGCAAATTGTGTCAGGTGGCTCTCAACCACTTCGACCAAGTAGTTCACAGGATGCAGCTAGAATGTCAATGGTGTCCCATTCTGGTGTCCAGCAAAATATCAATTATTCTGCTGTTGGTAATGATCGTGGGGCAGGAGGTCCTGTCAGTTTTACTGGAGTCAATTCAAGCACTTCATCTCAGCACATGATGGCTTACAATGACAATGGCCTTCTATCTGTGAAGAGGGAACTACAAGAAGCTCCACTGCAAGACCCTAAGAGAGTAAAACCAACAATTAGCACTGATGAtatccagcagcagcaacagcggcAGCAGATACGGCCTCAATCAGCTGCCCTTGGTGGGCAGGACATGCAATGGAAGAAGGGGATGCAGTATGCTTCATTGAATGGCCAGAGATACCCTTCTCCAATGGTGAACAATCTGCAAGATTCAGGGGCTTCCTTTTATTTCAGAGAGCAGGGTTTGAGATATGGTGCTAAGCAAGAGCAGATGGATGGCATGGACAGATGCAAAGACCCCTTGCAGGCTATGCCCCCTGAAAATACTGTGCTCGATCAGCAGCAATCCCATGCTCAACACTTGTCACAACAAGCAGCAGCTAGAAACAATCTACAGAACATGGCACAGTGGCAGAATCCTCGGGGTCCAAGTGAGAAAGACATGAAGAAAGAAGAAATGCTTCAGAGAAGAAAGTTAGCTGCTGCCTCTCGTGTCTCTTCTGCACCAATGGTTCAGTCTCCAGTATCCTCTAAATCTGGAGAGATATCAAGCAGTTCAATGGGTGGCCAGTTTGGTTCTGCTGCAACATCTGCTGCAATTGGATCACATAAAGATAATAAGTTTGCCACGAGTTCTAGTGCTGCCGTAGGATACCCATCTGTGGTTTCCAGTCCTAGTGATTCTATGCACCGGATGCAGCAGCCTTCGGTTGCTCCTTCGAAAAGGAAAAATTCTGCCCCCAAGACTCAACCACTTGTAAGCAGTGTAGGGTCCCCAGCCAGTGTTTCAAACATGCTTCCTATACCAAATGCTAGCAGCCCTTCCGTTGGGACATCAATGGCTGACCAATCAATTCTTGAGAAATTTAGAAATATTGAGGCTATATCGAATCG GCATCAGCTGCACAATAAGAAGAACAAAGTTGATAAGTTATCTAATAATAGGAAGCCCATGATAAATGCAAGCCGAGAGAAAGTTGTTACACTTCTCTCCAGTTGCTTCCATACTGAGGATTACAAAGACGAGTTGAGGCCTCTTTGTAATTCTATGTTGAGTGGAACAATAAATTCCTTTAGGACCAGAATACTGAACTTTGTTGTTGCCAACCGCTCATACCAAG GTCCTACAAAGCCGTTCCGGATCATTTTCAAGGATAAGCCTGATGGGACAGTGGGAATGCAATATGGAGACCCAGAAGATTTCGACAATCGGAACTCACATGAGTGTACACTCATATTACCCAGCAAG TACCATGCCGACTTGCTTGCAACACAACTTATTGCTCGG ATGGAGAAAGAAGGCTATGATAAGGCAGATGATCAAGTTGTGCCCAGCAACCCTCCTGGTAACCTCAGTGGACTATCAGGCATGTTAGCAGACAATACAGCCAATGAAGTGAAACAAGAGGGAGGTATAACCCAGCAACTTAATGCTGCAGCCCATGCAAATATGGTATCTGGAAGCCCTTTGCAACAACTTTCTGCCAATAGGATGCTTCCATCTGGGAGTAGCAACCAGGCAGTACCAATGCAGCAAGAGTATATGCAGGGTGCAACCATGTCTCCAAGGAGTCAACAACTCGACCAAAATTTAATCCAGCAGCAACAACATCAGCAGCCACAGCTGCAGCAGAATGCACAATCACAGCTTCAGCAACAAACATCTCTTCCTCTCAACCAGATGCAGAGACCCCAACTGCTACCAGCAAGCCCATTATCTCAGATGCTGGGGCCTGGCTCAAATCTCCCAATGGGCTCGAACCACACGAGTAACACCAAGGCTACTCCTGCTTCCTTGCAGCTTCATATGATGCAGCAAGTACAGCAGCAACAGCCAGTGCAGATGTCAAGAAAAGTGATGATGGGGCCTGGCTCATCTGTGAACATGGGCAACATGGTTAACAATGTAGTAGGCCTCAGCGGTCTTGGAAATATTATGGGAATGGGCAACGTGCGGTCAGTGTCCTCCCCGATGGGATCCATGTCAGGCTTAGGGAACAGTCCCAATCAGATGAGCCTTGGAATGGCATCCAATCTTGCCGCAGCTGGGCTTCGTCCAGGTATGAACCCTGCTGCTATTGCCAAGATGCGTATGGGATTAGCTCAGCAACAAAGGGTGACCAGCCTTTACCCCCAGACTGGAATGGTTGGATTGCCTGGCAGTGGTTCACCAATCCTTCCTAGTTCTGCCGGCTTGGCGATGATGGGCCATCATTCACTAAATAGAAACAACCTTAATCCCATGCAGAGGGCCATGATGTCTCCAATGGGCCCACCAAAGATGCCAGTGGGTAATTTTCAGATGAATGCCCAACAGCAGATGCAACAGCTGCAGCAGctccagcaacagcagcagcagctccagcaACAGCAGCAACTGCAGCAGCAGCAACTGCAGCAGCAGCAACtgcagcagcagcaactccaacagaacccacagcagcagcagcagcatcagcagcagcagcagcagcagcagcagcaactacagcagcagcagcagcagcagcagcagcatcagcatcagcatcagcagcagcagcagcatcagcatCAGCATCAGCATCAACAGCAACAACAAATGGGATCTCCTTTGCAGCAGGCAGCACAAGTAGGTTCGCCTGCTGGTTCACAACAGTCATTGGTGATGCAGCAGCAGCAAATAAGCCCGCAGCAAATGGCTGCGATGAGCCCGCAATTGAGCTCAGGGGCTCTGCAACAAGTGAATAACAATGTAGTCAATCCTGTGGGGACGCCAGGCCCTCCTCAAAGTCCACAGTTGAGCTCACACTCACAGACCCAAGGTTCAGTCAGCAGCATTGCAAACTCTCCAATGGAACAGCTGCAAAGTGCCAATATGGGAGGTCCTGGTAGCATGTAG